A stretch of the Papaver somniferum cultivar HN1 chromosome 6, ASM357369v1, whole genome shotgun sequence genome encodes the following:
- the LOC113286622 gene encoding NAP1-related protein 1-like isoform X3, which translates to MQLCDDKELDECINKGREIEDKLKKSRRQKLALKKEFKKKVKEDEEMLAVKRKYYDSRKALYDERSEHIKSIPHFWKTAFLGFKNLRKHLSDGDEKIIEFLESVVVDDGHNQKSITFFFKKNQYFENLFLKKIYSHTHKGIVNESGTKILWKKGTGTTIGSETEDPALMDIASLHGSLILKTKIFQKSLVMRCLRQSKSIYGHPLLYIFEWGAKRCHRRKRVI; encoded by the exons ATGCAGTTGTGTGACGACAAAGAGCTTGACGAATGTATAAACAAGGGGAGAGAAATTGAAGATAAGCTTAAGAAG TCACGGCGTCAAAAGTTGGCATTGAAGAAGGAATTTAAGAAGAAGGTAAAGGAAGATGAGGAGATGCTGGCAGTGAAGCGCAAGTATTATGACTCACGCAAGGCTCTCTATGACGAAAGAAGTGAGCATATCAAATCCATTCCTCATTTCTGGAAGACTGCT TttctgggttttaaaaatctcCGAAAACACTTGAGTGACGGAGACGAAAAG ATAATCGAGTTTCTAGAATCTGTAGTTGTTGATGATGGCCACAATCAGAAATCTATTACTTTT TTCTTCAAAAAGAATCAGTATTTCGAAAatttattcctcaaaaagataTACTCCCACACCCACAAAGGAATAGTTAATGAATCTGGAACTAAAATCTTGTGGAAGAAGGGGACG GGCACCACAATTGGATCAGAAACTGAGGATCCTGCGCTTATGGATATTG CTTCTTTACACGGTTCTTTGATCCTCAAGACAAAGATCTTCCAAAAAAGCCTCGTGATGAG GTGCTTGAGGCAATCGAAGAGCATCTATGGCCATCCGCTCTTGTACATTTTCGAAT GGGGAGCAAAAAGATGCCATAGGAGGAAGAGGGTGATATAA
- the LOC113286622 gene encoding NAP1-related protein 1-like isoform X1: protein MQLCDDKELDECINKGREIEDKLKKIIEKSRRQKLALKKEFKKKVKEDEEMLAVKRKYYDSRKALYDERSEHIKSIPHFWKTAFLGFKNLRKHLSDGDEKIIEFLESVVVDDGHNQKSITFFFKKNQYFENLFLKKIYSHTHKGIVNESGTKILWKKGTGTTIGSETEDPALMDIASLHGSLILKTKIFQKSLVMRCLRQSKSIYGHPLLYIFEWGAKRCHRRKRVI, encoded by the exons ATGCAGTTGTGTGACGACAAAGAGCTTGACGAATGTATAAACAAGGGGAGAGAAATTGAAGATAAGCTTAAGAAG ATTATTGAGAAGTCACGGCGTCAAAAGTTGGCATTGAAGAAGGAATTTAAGAAGAAGGTAAAGGAAGATGAGGAGATGCTGGCAGTGAAGCGCAAGTATTATGACTCACGCAAGGCTCTCTATGACGAAAGAAGTGAGCATATCAAATCCATTCCTCATTTCTGGAAGACTGCT TttctgggttttaaaaatctcCGAAAACACTTGAGTGACGGAGACGAAAAG ATAATCGAGTTTCTAGAATCTGTAGTTGTTGATGATGGCCACAATCAGAAATCTATTACTTTT TTCTTCAAAAAGAATCAGTATTTCGAAAatttattcctcaaaaagataTACTCCCACACCCACAAAGGAATAGTTAATGAATCTGGAACTAAAATCTTGTGGAAGAAGGGGACG GGCACCACAATTGGATCAGAAACTGAGGATCCTGCGCTTATGGATATTG CTTCTTTACACGGTTCTTTGATCCTCAAGACAAAGATCTTCCAAAAAAGCCTCGTGATGAG GTGCTTGAGGCAATCGAAGAGCATCTATGGCCATCCGCTCTTGTACATTTTCGAAT GGGGAGCAAAAAGATGCCATAGGAGGAAGAGGGTGATATAA
- the LOC113286622 gene encoding NAP1-related protein 2-like isoform X2 gives MQLCDDKELDECINKGREIEDKLKKIIEKSRRQKLALKKEFKKKVKEDEEMLAVKRKYYDSRKALYDERSEHIKSIPHFWKTAFLGFKNLRKHLSDGDEKIIEFLESVVVDDGHNQKSITFFFKKNQYFENLFLKKIYSHTHKGIVNESGTKILWKKGTGTTIGSETEDPALMDIGNSFFTRFFDPQDKDLPKKPRDEVLEAIEEHLWPSALVHFRMGSKKMP, from the exons ATGCAGTTGTGTGACGACAAAGAGCTTGACGAATGTATAAACAAGGGGAGAGAAATTGAAGATAAGCTTAAGAAG ATTATTGAGAAGTCACGGCGTCAAAAGTTGGCATTGAAGAAGGAATTTAAGAAGAAGGTAAAGGAAGATGAGGAGATGCTGGCAGTGAAGCGCAAGTATTATGACTCACGCAAGGCTCTCTATGACGAAAGAAGTGAGCATATCAAATCCATTCCTCATTTCTGGAAGACTGCT TttctgggttttaaaaatctcCGAAAACACTTGAGTGACGGAGACGAAAAG ATAATCGAGTTTCTAGAATCTGTAGTTGTTGATGATGGCCACAATCAGAAATCTATTACTTTT TTCTTCAAAAAGAATCAGTATTTCGAAAatttattcctcaaaaagataTACTCCCACACCCACAAAGGAATAGTTAATGAATCTGGAACTAAAATCTTGTGGAAGAAGGGGACG GGCACCACAATTGGATCAGAAACTGAGGATCCTGCGCTTATGGATATTGGTAATAG CTTCTTTACACGGTTCTTTGATCCTCAAGACAAAGATCTTCCAAAAAAGCCTCGTGATGAG GTGCTTGAGGCAATCGAAGAGCATCTATGGCCATCCGCTCTTGTACATTTTCGAAT GGGGAGCAAAAAGATGCCATAG